From the Paenibacillus sp. MMS20-IR301 genome, the window GCCCTTTGCCGGCGATCACCAGCCCCCGGTCCGGACCATGTACATCGACGAATGTCTGCATGTGGTGGCAGTAGCTGGGATTCTTCCACTCCGGTGCCGGAACGCTCTGACGCTCAGCCACCTCAAAGACCGAATCGGCATAATGCGTGTCCGCTGCAATACCGGCGGGGAAGAGCACACGCAGCCGGTGGTCACGGGCCTGATTATGGAAGGAAGCAGACACCTTCACTCCCCGGCCTGAACGCTCCAGGCTGACCCGGGTTACGATCCGCAGCGGTACGGTGCCGGCAGAGCGTCCCGCCTGGCGCTCATTAAAGAGCACCATGGTCCGTATCTCTTCGGCCAGCCGTTCGTCTGCCGCAGCCGGAATCTCGAGCTGATGCACAATCTCCAGGGTGGCCCGCCATGGCGTATCCTCGGCCAGGGTGATCTCGGCCGGAAGTCCTGCGGTTGTGACTGGGATATCGCCAAGCGGCTGGTAATAAATATATTCATTCCCTATATCTCCGGTATCCTCATAGACTCCCAGGCCTGTATACGTCCCGCCGGTCTTCTTGTCGAGGAGGTTCAGGCTTCCATCCGGCTGCACGGTTACCCGCAGCAGGGCGTTCTCCAGTGTATTGGCGGCTGCCGCCAGGGAGCGGCGGCTGTCTTCACCGGCATCCCCAACGGCATGACTTTCCGGCAGCTCTCCCTCTGCAGCAGCCGCAATTTGGGCTGTTGCAGTACCGTCGCCGGACGCGCTGCCGTCAGAGGGAATCCAGGCGAAGGAACGGTAGCCCATTCCGGGCAAATCCTCCGCCTCAAATGTAATCCGTAGTGCCCGTGCCATATACGGCTGTCTGAACCTGTCGTCCGGCAGATCGTAGCCGAAGCGCACTCCGAGATCGGTGATTCCGGCGGCGAGCTTCATGCCGCAGGCATCGATCAGCATGCCTGCGGCATGAGAGCGCTGCTCCACCCCGGCGGCGATTTCCGCCGGATTCTCACTCTGCTTGAAGTAGCGGCGGCTCCACTCCAGCTCGAGGGTTACCACCCGCGATTCCCTGTAGCCGCTGGTATTATAAACCGTGAACGGTACAGCATCAGCCCCGTAGGCGGAGAAGACGGAGGTATCGATGCGCGAGCTGATGAACTCCGCACTGCTCCGGGCAAGCTGCCGGCCGACCTCCATGCTCTTGGCGAACCGGGTGTCCATTTCCCGGTACACCTCGTCTACGCTGCAGCCGCAGATGCTGTCATGCGGGTGATTCTGCATCAGGGTCTTCCAGGCATAGCGGAAGAGGGCATGCGGGTACGGAGAGCCCAGCGTATGGGCGAGGGCCGCCAGCGGTTCAGCGGTCTTCTCCAGCAGTGTCTGCGCCTGCTGGTTCAGCTGCTTGATCCATACGCGCGCCGAAGCGGTGTTGACGAGCGAATACCAGCCGTCCGTGCGCTGGCCGCGTAATTCACCGCGGATGCGGGTCAGCTTCTCCGGCAGCTCCGCGCGCAGGCTGCGGATATAGGTATCATAGTCCGAGTGCAGGAACTCGGTCTCCGGATACAGCTCCCGGGCGGTGCGGAGCGCAGCGGACAGATTCTGCTGGACGGGCTGATGGTCACAGCCGTTCAGCAGCAGCAGATGCGGAGTGGAGGCGTAGCGTGCAGCCTGCTCCAGCTTCTGGTCCCAGTAGATCCTGGCTTCCGCAGGCTCCACAGGAATTTCCATGCCGTTGTTGTACCAGTTGGCGAAAAGGATGCCAAGCACTTCGGAGCCGTCCGGCGCTTCCCAGATGAGCTCCGAGAAGGGGGACTCGAGCTGGCCGCTGTCTCCGACCTGGTTATTGAACCCGGTCGCCTTCACGCCCCGGCCGAATACGGCAGTGCTGATTCCGGCCTGGCGTAGAATCTGGGCCGCCTGCCCCATATTGCCGAAGGAATCGGGAAAGTAGCCGAGCCTCGATACCGTACCGATCTCCTCAGCATCACGCAGGCCGATCTGGAGATTGCGGATATTGGCCTCGCTGCTGGTCAGGAATTCATCCTGCAGCACATACCAGGGGCCGGCAGCCAGCTTGCCTTCGCGGCTCAGCTGCTGCAGCAATTCTTTTTGCTCAGGGTGAACCTGCAGATAATCCTCAAAGACGATCGTCTGCCCATCCAGATAGAAGCTGCGGAAATCGGGATCACGCCCGAAGGTATCCAGTAGTGTGTTCATCGTTTCAATCAGCCGGACATGATGGGCTTCATAAGGCATATACCATTCCCGGTCCCAATGCGTGTGGGAAATAACATGAACCGTTTGTTTCGCTGTCATGGAGGAGCCTCTTTTCCTTGGGTTGTCGGATATACATCCCTCATTGTAGAAAGGGCAGGGGAGACGGACAAGGAGACGATCGCAAACTTTAGCGGGGATTATTGGCCTATTGCTGCGGACCGCTTGTTCGCCCAGGCGGGTGGAGGCTAAAATAAGGGCAACGGCTTTTGCCTTATAACAAGAAGATTAAAGAACGAAATATACATCAGGGGACGGTGGCGTATTTGCTGGCACTTATAGTAGATGATGAACTGGAGATCAGGGAGGGGCTGCGCTCTGGTTTTCCCTGGTCTGACTATGGAATTGAAAGCGTTTTAACGGCTGATGACGGCGATACGGCACTCGAGCTGGCACTGGCCCGTAGACCTGATCTGATTGTGACTGATATCCGCATGAAGCGTATGTCGGGGCTTGAGCTGATCGGGGCGCTTGCCAGAGAACAGCCGGACGGCTGGAAGGCCATTGTCATCAGCGGCTACGACGATTTCGATATGGTCCGCCAGGCGATGAAGCTCGGGGCGATGGATTATATCCTGAAGCCGATTAACACAGCGGAGCTGGGAGAAGTGCTGGGACGCGGCATTTCCCGGCTGGAGCAGGAGCGGACCGACCGGAAGAACCGGCAGCTGCTCAATGATCAGGTCGACAGCGCATTGCCCAAAATCCGCGGTGAGCTGCTGCGCGAAATTCTGGAGCATGATTACGATCCCTACCGGGAGACCCGGCTTCTCCACCGGCTGCGGACGCTTCAGGCTGACTGGATTGCCTGCGGTCCTTCTGTGGTCCTGCTGCTTGAGGCCGACGATCTGAAGGCGGTGGAGAACCGCGAGGGGCTCCGCCGGGAGAAGGAGCTGATTCTGTTCGGCATCGGCAATGTAGTGAAGCAGACGCTGGAGGAGGATTATCCTGAGCCCTTCATCCTGTATGAGGATTCGAAGCAGCGCTGGGTGGCTGTGCTGAGAACCGCCAAGGGGGAAGGCACAGAACGGATCGAGGAGCTGGGCAATCTCTGTATTGAGCGCATCCGTGACTTTGTGAAGGTGAACGCCAGCGCTGCGCTGTGCACGGTTCCGGGTACGATGTCCGAGCTGCATGCCCGGTATGCCGAGGCGGAGGAGATTCTGGAGCAGAAAGCGGTGTACGGGGGGCAGCGCCTTCTGACCAGCCGCGGCTGGGAGCTGGAGACGGAGCTGGACAATCCGCCGATCACGAACCCCGATGAAGTGCTGGACCTTATCCGTTACGGCAGCGAGGCTGACATCCGGGCGGCAATGAACCGTTTCTACGAATTGGTCCAATCCTGGTCCCTCGGCCAGATCAAAGATATCCAGCAGCATATTTTCGAGTGGCTGCTCGGCATCTTCAAGAAGGCAGCCCAACTGGGCTGGAGTGAGCAGGGCTGGCAGCGTAATCCGATGATTCTCTGGGACCGGCTGGAGCGCTATGACACCCTGGAATCGCTGCGCGGCCAGGCGGAGCTCTGCCTGCTGGAGATGGCGCGCGATTTTGCCGAGCTGGCTGCATCCCCCGGACAAATCATTCAGGAGGCGGAGCGGTACATCCTGCAGCACTATGCGGATAATCTTACCCTGCAAAGCGTGGCAGCGGAGGTGCATGTAACTCCGGTCTGGCTCAGCAAGCTGTTCAAGAAGGAGAAGCACCAGACCTTTCTGGAATATCTGACTGAAGTGCGGATGAACAACGCCAAGAAGATGCTCGGCGAAGTGAAATATAAGATCTACCAGATTTCCTCGCTCGTGGGCTATAAGGACCCTGTTCATTTTACCAAGCTGTTCAAAAAACAGGCGGGCTGTACCCCGAAGGAATTCCGCAAGCTGCAGGGTATCGCAGATGAGTAAGGTACGGATCACGCTGGGCTCGCTGCGCAATAAGATCATTCTGATTTTTTTTGCCATCCTGATCGTGCCGTTTCTCCTGTTCGCCTATTACACTCATGTCAAAGCGATCGAAGGGATCTCCAACGCCAATACCTCCGCCTCCCACAGCTTTCTGATCCAGGCGCGCAAGAGCTTCGAGGTCTACCTGTCGCAGCTGAACAGCCAAATGAACGACTTGATCGGCAATAAGCAGCTGCAGGAGCTGCTGAAGACGGCACCGGCAGGCTGGGAGGAGGAAGAGCAGTTCACGGTCAATATGCTGACGCTGCTTAACAATCAGGCCCCTGCAATCGATGCGTTCCGGGTCCATGTCTATCCCGTTGATCCAGCCGGCTATACAGACTACATGAACACCATCGGAGAACCTGATCTTGCGCTCCGGGAGGAATGGTTCCGCGAGGCCCGGGCTTCGATCAGCCCGGC encodes:
- a CDS encoding alpha-mannosidase translates to MTAKQTVHVISHTHWDREWYMPYEAHHVRLIETMNTLLDTFGRDPDFRSFYLDGQTIVFEDYLQVHPEQKELLQQLSREGKLAAGPWYVLQDEFLTSSEANIRNLQIGLRDAEEIGTVSRLGYFPDSFGNMGQAAQILRQAGISTAVFGRGVKATGFNNQVGDSGQLESPFSELIWEAPDGSEVLGILFANWYNNGMEIPVEPAEARIYWDQKLEQAARYASTPHLLLLNGCDHQPVQQNLSAALRTARELYPETEFLHSDYDTYIRSLRAELPEKLTRIRGELRGQRTDGWYSLVNTASARVWIKQLNQQAQTLLEKTAEPLAALAHTLGSPYPHALFRYAWKTLMQNHPHDSICGCSVDEVYREMDTRFAKSMEVGRQLARSSAEFISSRIDTSVFSAYGADAVPFTVYNTSGYRESRVVTLELEWSRRYFKQSENPAEIAAGVEQRSHAAGMLIDACGMKLAAGITDLGVRFGYDLPDDRFRQPYMARALRITFEAEDLPGMGYRSFAWIPSDGSASGDGTATAQIAAAAEGELPESHAVGDAGEDSRRSLAAAANTLENALLRVTVQPDGSLNLLDKKTGGTYTGLGVYEDTGDIGNEYIYYQPLGDIPVTTAGLPAEITLAEDTPWRATLEIVHQLEIPAAADERLAEEIRTMVLFNERQAGRSAGTVPLRIVTRVSLERSGRGVKVSASFHNQARDHRLRVLFPAGIAADTHYADSVFEVAERQSVPAPEWKNPSYCHHMQTFVDVHGPDRGLVIAGKGLNEYEVLQDGQGTMAVTLLRSVGELGDWGVFPTPEAQCLGPCEAEWMIIPHGGAAERYAAYRDAYAFPVPALTCAATLHEGELPPEAGWLPWSGERLAFSSLTIAEHSGDAVARWYNLSAADTQLKLDSAAAYETTILGEAGGTPIDSALAVQGFKIVTVGFPGTLRQEGR
- a CDS encoding response regulator, which codes for MAYLLALIVDDELEIREGLRSGFPWSDYGIESVLTADDGDTALELALARRPDLIVTDIRMKRMSGLELIGALAREQPDGWKAIVISGYDDFDMVRQAMKLGAMDYILKPINTAELGEVLGRGISRLEQERTDRKNRQLLNDQVDSALPKIRGELLREILEHDYDPYRETRLLHRLRTLQADWIACGPSVVLLLEADDLKAVENREGLRREKELILFGIGNVVKQTLEEDYPEPFILYEDSKQRWVAVLRTAKGEGTERIEELGNLCIERIRDFVKVNASAALCTVPGTMSELHARYAEAEEILEQKAVYGGQRLLTSRGWELETELDNPPITNPDEVLDLIRYGSEADIRAAMNRFYELVQSWSLGQIKDIQQHIFEWLLGIFKKAAQLGWSEQGWQRNPMILWDRLERYDTLESLRGQAELCLLEMARDFAELAASPGQIIQEAERYILQHYADNLTLQSVAAEVHVTPVWLSKLFKKEKHQTFLEYLTEVRMNNAKKMLGEVKYKIYQISSLVGYKDPVHFTKLFKKQAGCTPKEFRKLQGIADE